DNA from Methanomassiliicoccales archaeon:
TCATGGGAATACACGGGACTGCAATACTCAGCCTTCCTTTCATACTTGGGATCGCACTTTTCATGGGTGCATATGTGGCCATCGTAGAGTTGTATACTCCTGGTAAGTACGATAATCTGATTATTCCGATTTCATCCGCGCTAATACTCGTCGCGCTGGGGGTGTGAAGATCAGGTGGATCATCGTGGACGGGATAGACGGCTCGGGTAAGAGCACCATTGCTAACATGATGAAAGACCGCTACGAAGAGGAAGGAGACGACGTTTACCTGGTGGCTCATCCCTCGGAAAGGCTGCTTGGGAAGATATCACGGAGAGCCCTTCGGGGAAGAGGAAGGGTTTTGAAGCTGGTTGCCACCATTTTCTACATTTTGGATGTTCTCAACTCCGTACGACTGCTGAAGGCGATCAGGAAGCGCTACCAAACGGTCATATTCGTACGGTACTTGATGGGGGCCGCCTACCTTCCAGAGGAGCTAGCCCCAAAAGGATACCGATTCTTCAAGAATCTGCTGCCATTGCCAAGTAGACTTCTTTTAGTAGATATCGACCCAGAGGTGGCGCTGAGACGAATCGCTGAGAGGGACGACCATCTAGAGATGTTTGAGGATCTTGATAATTTGGTGAAGATCAGGCGGAAGGTCCTGCTACTCGCGGGCAATGACTGGGATGTAATAGATAACAGCGGCTCGGAGGAAGAGTCCAGGAAGGAAGTCATGAAGGTCCTCAACCACTGGGACCTTCATTCAAAGAACAAGTAGCACCTTTCTTGATCATGATCACTATCCCAATGGCCAATATTGCGATCAATATTCCTACAAGTTCCACCGCACCGATACCCAATGATACGTAGACTGGTGCCAGTGCCACTGGAGCAAGTGCGTATCCAAAGAATCGGAAACTATTGAAGATGGAGGAGACGGTTCCCCTGTTGTCGGGAGAGATCTCCACGGTAAGGGTCAATAAAGCGGACCACACAAACTGGACGCCCGAACCAAGCACTGCAAGGCCTGCCACGAAGTCTAGACTTCGATTCGAGAAGTACAGGATGGCCATCCCTATTATGAGCACAGCAAATCCGAGTGTGGCGGTAGGTTTGCGCCCTACGTGGTCCACTAGTCTCCCTCCAATGGGAGCGGAAAAGATACCAGCGATACCTGTCGCTGTCATTATGGTCCCTATCTCTGCATCGCTCAATTCAAGAGGTGGGAGGGATAGGGTATCAGATATGAAAGAGAGTGATGAGGCATAGCAGAGGAAAGTAAGGAATCCTGCGAAGGCCAAGAGGTAGATTGCCTGGAACCTGATGCACTTGGAGATCATGCTGATTACCGCACTCGGTCGTGCCTCACCCTTCTTGAATGAATACCCTCTGAAGGCGAGGAAGAATATGGTGGCGACGATAACGGTCAGCGCGGCCACCAGGATGAATGCGAGGCGCCAGTTGACCTCGGCGATGACTCCCGCGAAGAATGGGCCCGCTGCCACCCCCGCGGTACTGGCCGCACCCATGTATCCCATCCACCTTCCTCTGACCTCGAAGGGTGTGATGTCTCCCATAATGGCAAGGAGGACTGGCATGACAAATGAGTATCCCACCCCTTGGACGGTCCTGAACGCCAAGAAGGTGCTCAGATTGGGGCTCAGTCCGCAACATATCGACCCAACTGCGTAAATGAAAAACCCCACGGCCATGGTCTTCTTACGATCATAAATATCCGAAAGTGTCCCAGAGAAGAGCATGAAAATGGCAAAAGGTATCATGAAAAAGGTGATGGAAAGGAGGACCTCGGGGGCAGTGGCCTGGAATTCCTCTTTGAGAGTAGGAACTAGGGCAAGCACCATGTTACCAGCCAGGGGACCTAGGAAATTGGCGATGAGTACCGCTGCAGGCCTCCTGTAGTTCATCCATTTAGCATATAAGTAATAATATTTCAAATAACCCATATTTAGATGGGCCAGAATACGAATTCAAAGGCACAACTGTTGAGAATAATAGGGGACTCAAGCCCCTTCTAGAAAACCCAGGTCAATGAGAGCAAGGCATCGAAGGATGTCGGCACGTGTTACTATCCCGACCAGTTTTCCTTCGATGATCACGGGGAGACGGTTCACATTTTCTTCATTGATCATGGTAACCGCTTTGCTGATTGGGTCATCGGGTGAGAGCGTATGTACCTGCCTAGACATGATCTCTCGAACGGTCTTATGCTGGACCTCCCTCACCACGTCGTCGATAGCCTTCTCCTCGGTGTTCTTCTCGAAAGTCACACTCATGAACGAGAGTGAGGGGTAGATCATCTTTAACCGCTCCTCATATGGTTTTACAGACTTGACGATATCTGACTCAGAGACCATGCCCACCACCTCTCCGGTGGAATCAAGTACAGGTGCGCCCGAAATGGATCTCTCGAAAAAGACCTTGGAAACCTCTTGCAGGGTATCTTTCTCAGCAACAGTCACAACTTCCCGCGTCATGATATCCTCGACTTTCATGGATTGCACCTCTCATTGAATAAACGGAAGGGTTAATATTCCTATTGATTTCCCCGTAGAGTCTGACTCTACAAGAACTTCTCTCGATTCAGTATGCGCTAAAGGATGCTTGATTCTTTTCATTTGCTTTCCCACCTCTACCTTACGAAGTTAAAGTGGAATTCATAACACAGTAAGAAATGAGAAGGATGTCTCTCCGATCCATAACATCCGTCACACTAATCTCACTCGAATATTACCTGGTCTTGGCATAGCCGAGATGAGTGATTATACTCAAATGATAACTGACTATATTAACAGAGTTAACGATAGAAACATAAGGGTGTTAATATATATCACCCTGTTTACCAGGCTAAAATGGGGGAGAACTGACCTGGGGGAGGTGAGCATTATTATACCTATATCTCAGGGTCTGAAGGAATTAATAATCTAAATCATTTTATATTTTATTTTATAAATAAATTAATATGAAGGCGAGATGAATGAAAATTAAGAGGACTCTGTTGATTACCGCCTTAGCTCTATCTGTAGTACTGGCAACATTAATAGGATTCACTCATTCGTGCACACAGGACATTGATGAGAATCTCGTCCCCTTAACTAGTGGGAATCTGACCGATACGAACGTAGAGATGGGAGATGCAGGGTGGGTGGTTTCTCAACATGATGTTGCTACAGGTATCAGCCTCATGCTGTGGGAGGAACATGGTGGGTTCTGGGCAGATGCCGAAAAAAGACCATATCCCATTGTGGAGGATAACAATCTCTGCTGGGCGGCTACTGTCTGCAATATGCTCGAATGGAGTGGTTGGGGCTTTGTTGATGGAATGGATAATACCGATGACTTCTTCCAGTACTTCCAGGACCACGTGACAGATGGTGGAGGATATGTCGGAAATGGAATTGAATGGTGGTTTACCGGTATACTGCCTCCCCAGACGTCGGTTGAGGATGTCGACGTTGATGGCTTCTGGGCACCCGAATACGACTATAACACATATTCCTTGATCAGAGGCGAGACGGGAAGAAACGCCAGCGTATTGCCGGATATTGAGAATTTCCTGTTGTCCGGTTACGCGGTGGGACTCAATATTAACTCCATCTCTGGTGGCGGTGCTCATGCCATCAATTGCTGGGGAATAAACTACGATCCCTCGGTCGATCCTTTGACTAACCCGAACGAATACTATCTAGGAGTTTGGGTGACCGATTCAGACAGCCATGGAAACGTCATGAATGCAGCTAATTGGCTGATTTATTTCGAAGTCGAGTATGATCATGATAAAGGCTGGTGGTACATGCCCCACTACGGGGCAGGTTGGCGGATAGAAATGGCCAACGCTTTGATGCCATTCCCAGGGGAGTCCCGTCCTGTGGCTGATCTTGGTGGACCATATGTAGCGAATGAAGGCGATATCGTACTATTCAATGCAGCTGGAAGTACTGATGAC
Protein-coding regions in this window:
- a CDS encoding CBS domain-containing protein; amino-acid sequence: MKVEDIMTREVVTVAEKDTLQEVSKVFFERSISGAPVLDSTGEVVGMVSESDIVKSVKPYEERLKMIYPSLSFMSVTFEKNTEEKAIDDVVREVQHKTVREIMSRQVHTLSPDDPISKAVTMINEENVNRLPVIIEGKLVGIVTRADILRCLALIDLGFLEGA
- a CDS encoding thymidylate kinase, with the protein product MKIRWIIVDGIDGSGKSTIANMMKDRYEEEGDDVYLVAHPSERLLGKISRRALRGRGRVLKLVATIFYILDVLNSVRLLKAIRKRYQTVIFVRYLMGAAYLPEELAPKGYRFFKNLLPLPSRLLLVDIDPEVALRRIAERDDHLEMFEDLDNLVKIRRKVLLLAGNDWDVIDNSGSEEESRKEVMKVLNHWDLHSKNK
- a CDS encoding MFS transporter, translated to MNYRRPAAVLIANFLGPLAGNMVLALVPTLKEEFQATAPEVLLSITFFMIPFAIFMLFSGTLSDIYDRKKTMAVGFFIYAVGSICCGLSPNLSTFLAFRTVQGVGYSFVMPVLLAIMGDITPFEVRGRWMGYMGAASTAGVAAGPFFAGVIAEVNWRLAFILVAALTVIVATIFFLAFRGYSFKKGEARPSAVISMISKCIRFQAIYLLAFAGFLTFLCYASSLSFISDTLSLPPLELSDAEIGTIMTATGIAGIFSAPIGGRLVDHVGRKPTATLGFAVLIIGMAILYFSNRSLDFVAGLAVLGSGVQFVWSALLTLTVEISPDNRGTVSSIFNSFRFFGYALAPVALAPVYVSLGIGAVELVGILIAILAIGIVIMIKKGATCSLNEGPSG